From a region of the Leucoraja erinacea ecotype New England chromosome 6, Leri_hhj_1, whole genome shotgun sequence genome:
- the LOC129697946 gene encoding histidine protein methyltransferase 1 homolog isoform X2, translated as MEFKFDFPLGCSPEARGSPETGDRPEPAVAQRPLREHVAGELAGLGALLDRGAVSVLKAGGLRIRHIEPSALLLGGRVEGEGSGPKDEAEGLGSKGNVEGLGPNGEVVGSGPDGERSGPAGEGSGPAGEGSGPDGEGSGPAGEGSGPAGEGSGPAGEGSESRPEKERLSWDLLSHSDLLPGVYEGGLKIWECTVDLVEYMAGIDLQGLKVLDLGCGAGLVGIAALIKGAACVHFQDYNSEVLEQLTIPNVALSKAEPGHSLPGTNQDSDLEENDEPPGKRSRAEGSPLSRCCFFSGPWSLFGQVHTDRGASLKYDVILSSETLYCQKSYAALHHALSSLLSDQGTIYLATKAHYFGVGGGIHLFQKFVEEKQIFDIRTVKVIDDGLQRCIALMSFRRGKSS; from the exons ATGGAATTCAAATTCGACTTCCCGCTGGGCTGCAGCCCCGAGGCACGAGGGAGCCCCGAGACCGGCGACCGCCCGGAGCCAGCGGTTGCCCAGCGACCGCTCCGGGAGCACGTTGCCGGCGAGCTCGCGGGGCTCGGCGCGCTGCTGGACAGGGGGGCGGTGTCGGTGCTGAAGGCCGGGGGTCTGCGGATTAGACACATCGAGCCGTCGGCCTTGTTGCTGGGCGGGAGAGTGGAGGGTGAGGGGTCAGGTCCCAAAgacgaggctgaagggctgggGTCCAAAGGCAATGTTGAGGGGTTAGGGCCCAATGGTGAAGTTGTGGGGTCTGGGCCCGATGGTGAAAGGTCTGGGCCCGCTGGTGAAGGGTCGGGGCCCGCTGGTGAAGG GTCTGGGCCCGATGGCGAAGGGTCTGGGCCCGCTGGTGAAGGGTCGGGGCCCGCTGGTGAAGGGTCTGGGCCCGCTGGTGAAGGGTCGGAATCCCGGCCAGAGAAGGAAAGGCTCTCCTGGGATCTGTTATCACACTCTGATCTGCTGCCTGGCGTATATGAGGGAGGCCTGAAGATCTGGGAGTGTACTGTGGACCTGGTTGAGTACATGGCTGGGATTGATCTACAGGGCCTAAAGGTTCTCGACCTGGGCTGTGGTGCTGGTCTGGTCGGCATCGCTGCCCTCATCAAGGGCGCAGCCTGCGTCCACTTCCAGGACTACAACAGTGAGGTGCTGGAGCAGCTCACCATCCCCAATGTGGCCCTGAGCAAGGCTGAGCCAGGACATTCGCTTCCTGGGACCAATCAAGATTCTGATCTGGAAGAAAATGATGAGCCACCTGGGAAACGCAGCAGAGCTGAAGGCTCCCCCCTCTCCCGCTGCTGCTTCTTCTCAGGCCCTTGGTCCCTCTTTGGTCAAGTTCATACAGACCGTGGTGCCTCCTTGAAGTACGATGTCATCTTGAGTTCCGAGACGCTCTACTGCCAAAAGAGCTATGCAGCGCTGCACCACGCTCTGTCCAGTCTGCTGTCAGACCAAGGAACCATCTACCTGGCCACCAAGGCTCATTACTTTGGGGTTGGTGGGGGCATCCACCTCTTCCAGAAGTTTGTAGAAGAGAAGCAGATCTTTGACATAAGGACTGTGAAAGTAATTGATGATGGACTTCAGAGATGTATCGCATTAATGTCCTTCAGGAGGGGAAAGTCATCTTGA
- the LOC129697946 gene encoding histidine protein methyltransferase 1 homolog isoform X1 yields the protein MEFKFDFPLGCSPEARGSPETGDRPEPAVAQRPLREHVAGELAGLGALLDRGAVSVLKAGGLRIRHIEPSALLLGGRVEGEGSGPKDEAEGLGSKGNVEGLGPNGEVVGSGPDGERSGPAGEGSGPAGEGSGPDGERSGPDGERSGPDGEGSGPAGEGSGPAGEGSGPAGEGSESRPEKERLSWDLLSHSDLLPGVYEGGLKIWECTVDLVEYMAGIDLQGLKVLDLGCGAGLVGIAALIKGAACVHFQDYNSEVLEQLTIPNVALSKAEPGHSLPGTNQDSDLEENDEPPGKRSRAEGSPLSRCCFFSGPWSLFGQVHTDRGASLKYDVILSSETLYCQKSYAALHHALSSLLSDQGTIYLATKAHYFGVGGGIHLFQKFVEEKQIFDIRTVKVIDDGLQRCIALMSFRRGKSS from the coding sequence ATGGAATTCAAATTCGACTTCCCGCTGGGCTGCAGCCCCGAGGCACGAGGGAGCCCCGAGACCGGCGACCGCCCGGAGCCAGCGGTTGCCCAGCGACCGCTCCGGGAGCACGTTGCCGGCGAGCTCGCGGGGCTCGGCGCGCTGCTGGACAGGGGGGCGGTGTCGGTGCTGAAGGCCGGGGGTCTGCGGATTAGACACATCGAGCCGTCGGCCTTGTTGCTGGGCGGGAGAGTGGAGGGTGAGGGGTCAGGTCCCAAAgacgaggctgaagggctgggGTCCAAAGGCAATGTTGAGGGGTTAGGGCCCAATGGTGAAGTTGTGGGGTCTGGGCCCGATGGTGAAAGGTCTGGGCCCGCTGGTGAAGGGTCGGGGCCCGCTGGTGAAGGGTCGGGGCCCGATGGTGAAAGGTCTGGGCCCGATGGTGAAAGGTCTGGGCCCGATGGCGAAGGGTCTGGGCCCGCTGGTGAAGGGTCGGGGCCCGCTGGTGAAGGGTCTGGGCCCGCTGGTGAAGGGTCGGAATCCCGGCCAGAGAAGGAAAGGCTCTCCTGGGATCTGTTATCACACTCTGATCTGCTGCCTGGCGTATATGAGGGAGGCCTGAAGATCTGGGAGTGTACTGTGGACCTGGTTGAGTACATGGCTGGGATTGATCTACAGGGCCTAAAGGTTCTCGACCTGGGCTGTGGTGCTGGTCTGGTCGGCATCGCTGCCCTCATCAAGGGCGCAGCCTGCGTCCACTTCCAGGACTACAACAGTGAGGTGCTGGAGCAGCTCACCATCCCCAATGTGGCCCTGAGCAAGGCTGAGCCAGGACATTCGCTTCCTGGGACCAATCAAGATTCTGATCTGGAAGAAAATGATGAGCCACCTGGGAAACGCAGCAGAGCTGAAGGCTCCCCCCTCTCCCGCTGCTGCTTCTTCTCAGGCCCTTGGTCCCTCTTTGGTCAAGTTCATACAGACCGTGGTGCCTCCTTGAAGTACGATGTCATCTTGAGTTCCGAGACGCTCTACTGCCAAAAGAGCTATGCAGCGCTGCACCACGCTCTGTCCAGTCTGCTGTCAGACCAAGGAACCATCTACCTGGCCACCAAGGCTCATTACTTTGGGGTTGGTGGGGGCATCCACCTCTTCCAGAAGTTTGTAGAAGAGAAGCAGATCTTTGACATAAGGACTGTGAAAGTAATTGATGATGGACTTCAGAGATGTATCGCATTAATGTCCTTCAGGAGGGGAAAGTCATCTTGA
- the LOC129697946 gene encoding histidine protein methyltransferase 1 homolog isoform X3 → MEFKFDFPLGCSPEARGSPETGDRPEPAVAQRPLREHVAGELAGLGALLDRGAVSVLKAGGLRIRHIEPSALLLGGRVEGEGSGPKDEAEGLGSKGNVEGLGPNGEVVGSGPDGERSGPDGEGSGPAGEGSGPAGEGSGPAGEGSESRPEKERLSWDLLSHSDLLPGVYEGGLKIWECTVDLVEYMAGIDLQGLKVLDLGCGAGLVGIAALIKGAACVHFQDYNSEVLEQLTIPNVALSKAEPGHSLPGTNQDSDLEENDEPPGKRSRAEGSPLSRCCFFSGPWSLFGQVHTDRGASLKYDVILSSETLYCQKSYAALHHALSSLLSDQGTIYLATKAHYFGVGGGIHLFQKFVEEKQIFDIRTVKVIDDGLQRCIALMSFRRGKSS, encoded by the exons ATGGAATTCAAATTCGACTTCCCGCTGGGCTGCAGCCCCGAGGCACGAGGGAGCCCCGAGACCGGCGACCGCCCGGAGCCAGCGGTTGCCCAGCGACCGCTCCGGGAGCACGTTGCCGGCGAGCTCGCGGGGCTCGGCGCGCTGCTGGACAGGGGGGCGGTGTCGGTGCTGAAGGCCGGGGGTCTGCGGATTAGACACATCGAGCCGTCGGCCTTGTTGCTGGGCGGGAGAGTGGAGGGTGAGGGGTCAGGTCCCAAAgacgaggctgaagggctgggGTCCAAAGGCAATGTTGAGGGGTTAGGGCCCAATGGTGAAGTTGTGGG GTCTGGGCCCGATGGTGAAAGGTCTGGGCCCGATGGCGAAGGGTCTGGGCCCGCTGGTGAAGGGTCGGGGCCCGCTGGTGAAGGGTCTGGGCCCGCTGGTGAAGGGTCGGAATCCCGGCCAGAGAAGGAAAGGCTCTCCTGGGATCTGTTATCACACTCTGATCTGCTGCCTGGCGTATATGAGGGAGGCCTGAAGATCTGGGAGTGTACTGTGGACCTGGTTGAGTACATGGCTGGGATTGATCTACAGGGCCTAAAGGTTCTCGACCTGGGCTGTGGTGCTGGTCTGGTCGGCATCGCTGCCCTCATCAAGGGCGCAGCCTGCGTCCACTTCCAGGACTACAACAGTGAGGTGCTGGAGCAGCTCACCATCCCCAATGTGGCCCTGAGCAAGGCTGAGCCAGGACATTCGCTTCCTGGGACCAATCAAGATTCTGATCTGGAAGAAAATGATGAGCCACCTGGGAAACGCAGCAGAGCTGAAGGCTCCCCCCTCTCCCGCTGCTGCTTCTTCTCAGGCCCTTGGTCCCTCTTTGGTCAAGTTCATACAGACCGTGGTGCCTCCTTGAAGTACGATGTCATCTTGAGTTCCGAGACGCTCTACTGCCAAAAGAGCTATGCAGCGCTGCACCACGCTCTGTCCAGTCTGCTGTCAGACCAAGGAACCATCTACCTGGCCACCAAGGCTCATTACTTTGGGGTTGGTGGGGGCATCCACCTCTTCCAGAAGTTTGTAGAAGAGAAGCAGATCTTTGACATAAGGACTGTGAAAGTAATTGATGATGGACTTCAGAGATGTATCGCATTAATGTCCTTCAGGAGGGGAAAGTCATCTTGA